A window of Komagataeibacter medellinensis NBRC 3288 contains these coding sequences:
- a CDS encoding 2-hydroxyacid dehydrogenase encodes MKPEILLIEPMMPEVEKQLDAAYTVHRFTSVEQLKTIAPNIRAIATGGATGVPASVMNSLPALEIIAINGIGTDAVDLKEAQRRHIHVTTTPGVLTDDVADMALGLILSLLRGLPESDRYVRDGAWGHSPAPALGHKVTGKKLGIIGMGQVGRAIARRAQAFAMPISYTDLKDFGLDEYHFVPDLKTLALDSEILVIAASGGPGSRHLVNRDILDAVGAHGVVVNVARGSVVDEQALVQALEEGALGGAALDVFEHEPNVPTALMHSNRTVLQPHRASATVETRLEMGNLVVRNLAAHFAGQSLPTAVI; translated from the coding sequence ATGAAGCCTGAAATCCTGTTAATTGAACCGATGATGCCTGAAGTTGAAAAGCAGCTTGATGCGGCTTATACTGTTCATCGCTTCACCTCTGTGGAGCAATTGAAGACGATTGCCCCCAACATACGCGCAATTGCAACGGGCGGAGCGACAGGTGTGCCCGCGTCGGTCATGAACAGCCTGCCCGCGCTTGAAATCATTGCCATAAATGGTATTGGCACCGATGCCGTGGACCTGAAGGAAGCCCAACGACGGCATATTCATGTCACGACGACGCCAGGCGTCCTGACCGATGATGTGGCAGACATGGCGCTGGGTCTGATTCTGTCCCTGTTGCGTGGATTGCCAGAAAGTGATCGGTATGTGCGTGATGGTGCGTGGGGTCATTCACCCGCACCAGCCCTTGGTCATAAGGTTACTGGTAAAAAGCTGGGCATTATCGGAATGGGGCAGGTTGGTCGAGCGATTGCTCGGCGCGCCCAAGCTTTTGCAATGCCCATATCCTACACCGATCTGAAGGATTTCGGGCTGGATGAATATCATTTTGTTCCTGACCTGAAAACACTGGCGCTGGATAGTGAGATTCTTGTGATTGCTGCATCCGGTGGGCCTGGATCGCGACATTTGGTAAATCGCGATATTCTTGATGCGGTAGGAGCGCATGGGGTCGTTGTGAATGTCGCCCGTGGTTCAGTCGTGGATGAGCAGGCATTGGTGCAGGCGTTGGAAGAAGGAGCATTGGGGGGCGCAGCTCTTGATGTGTTCGAACATGAACCCAACGTGCCGACTGCCCTGATGCATTCCAATCGCACCGTGCTGCAGCCCCATCGCGCAAGTGCTACGGTGGAAACGCGCTTGGAAATGGGTAATCTGGTGGTGCGCAATCTTGCGGCTCATTTTGCAGGGCAGTCATTGCCGACAGCCGTTATCTGA
- a CDS encoding carbohydrate porin yields the protein MVAFFAMRKNTCCHGWYFVKTTLIFGVLVIISSVQALAQTFQDNSNSDARLRVATPLMANPSSKPVVPPFSRPEALFTNPFGMTSWLRSRGVALTMDNTNEYTDALSAPTADHPNYRQGSSNAGQVNTALHINWDKILGLKGFATHTLFTSRYGTTANRMMGDWLAHSSEIYGGGGNVVVHLVTAYGEENLLGGRVSIAGGRLTEMSEFSASSLFCNFQNNSFCGRPKAAIDNQYITSYPAGEWGFRVRGRPSRYIYIQAGVYFAERGIYANNQHRTGFHFNSSNIVGQLAPIELGWEPVMGSKHELPGHYKIGGQLISAPNPDNYYDVNGQPYALSGRTVRNHQQTWSTWLEADQKILHHPYSNSEGGLTVMGGVIYNDPRTSLRNYETYVAFVDRGFIKSRPYDAFGMVMTYVKIAPGVSDTDILDLSMVPVKTAPNHATGTQGHATIFETNYQIHVMRGVVLAPDFQVYFHPNAQRNLKNVEFIGFKSQIQIM from the coding sequence ATGGTTGCATTTTTTGCAATGCGTAAAAACACATGTTGTCATGGATGGTATTTTGTCAAAACGACCCTGATATTCGGCGTCCTCGTCATTATATCATCAGTGCAGGCACTGGCGCAGACTTTTCAGGACAATTCAAACAGTGATGCCAGATTGCGTGTCGCGACCCCGCTTATGGCCAATCCCTCCAGCAAGCCTGTAGTCCCACCCTTTTCACGGCCAGAAGCCCTGTTTACCAACCCGTTTGGCATGACGTCATGGCTACGGTCGCGGGGGGTTGCCCTGACCATGGACAATACCAATGAATATACAGATGCTCTTTCTGCCCCTACAGCCGATCATCCGAATTACCGTCAGGGATCAAGTAATGCAGGTCAAGTCAATACAGCCCTGCATATTAACTGGGATAAGATACTGGGCCTGAAAGGCTTTGCCACGCATACGCTTTTTACCAGCAGGTATGGCACAACCGCCAATCGCATGATGGGAGACTGGCTGGCGCATTCGTCGGAAATATATGGAGGCGGAGGTAATGTCGTCGTTCACCTGGTTACGGCTTATGGAGAAGAAAACCTGCTTGGAGGGCGCGTTAGTATTGCTGGAGGGCGTTTAACGGAAATGAGCGAGTTCAGCGCCAGTTCCCTTTTTTGCAATTTCCAGAATAACAGTTTTTGTGGACGACCCAAGGCCGCGATTGATAACCAGTACATCACCTCTTATCCCGCTGGAGAATGGGGATTCCGTGTCCGCGGACGTCCATCACGTTATATCTACATACAGGCAGGTGTTTATTTCGCTGAACGTGGAATATATGCTAACAATCAACATAGGACTGGATTTCATTTCAATTCATCAAATATTGTTGGTCAGTTGGCTCCCATTGAACTTGGGTGGGAACCTGTAATGGGAAGCAAACATGAATTGCCTGGACATTACAAGATTGGTGGGCAGCTTATTTCAGCCCCCAATCCTGATAATTACTATGACGTAAATGGACAACCTTATGCCTTGTCGGGAAGGACAGTCCGTAATCACCAACAGACATGGAGCACATGGCTGGAAGCAGATCAAAAAATTCTCCATCATCCTTATTCCAACTCTGAAGGCGGACTGACAGTCATGGGGGGAGTGATCTATAATGATCCTCGTACATCCTTACGCAATTACGAAACATATGTAGCATTTGTAGATCGCGGTTTTATTAAAAGCAGACCGTACGATGCTTTTGGCATGGTGATGACATATGTGAAGATAGCCCCGGGCGTTTCGGATACGGATATACTTGATCTATCCATGGTGCCGGTAAAGACTGCTCCCAATCATGCAACCGGCACGCAGGGACATGCAACAATATTCGAGACGAATTACCAGATCCATGTCATGCGAGGTGTTGTGTTAGCGCCAGATTTTCAGGTATATTTTCATCCAAATGCACAACGAAACCTAAAAAATGTTGAATTTATAGGGTTTAAATCCCAGATACAGATTATGTAA
- a CDS encoding IS5 family transposase translates to MWTVENRARYDRSQLRYPSDLTEEEWSLIAPLIPAARRGGNKWTVDIREVMNGLMYVFGTGCQWRAIPKDLPPRSTVNYYFCRWQHDGTLNRLHHALYILCREQAGREASPTAAIIDSQSVKNAEKGGGASIRPALTPARGSRARSGMSSSIRRAC, encoded by the coding sequence ATGTGGACCGTCGAGAACCGTGCCCGATATGACCGGAGCCAGCTTCGCTATCCGAGCGATCTGACGGAGGAGGAATGGTCGCTGATCGCCCCCCTGATCCCGGCCGCCCGGCGTGGCGGCAATAAGTGGACAGTGGATATACGGGAGGTCATGAACGGCCTGATGTATGTTTTTGGAACGGGTTGCCAGTGGCGCGCGATCCCGAAAGACCTTCCGCCGCGCAGCACGGTCAATTACTATTTCTGCCGCTGGCAGCATGACGGCACACTCAATCGTCTGCACCATGCGCTCTACATTCTGTGTCGGGAGCAGGCGGGCCGTGAGGCCAGTCCGACAGCGGCGATCATCGACAGCCAGAGCGTCAAGAACGCCGAAAAAGGGGGCGGCGCATCGATTCGTCCGGCTTTGACGCCGGCAAGAGGATCAAGAGCAAGAAGCGGCATGTCCTCGTCGATACGCAGGGCCTGTTGA
- a CDS encoding transposase produces the protein MKSKKRHVLVDTQGLLMEATVHATDIQDRDGGVMLMATLFGLYPFLLKLYANAGYQGAKFQQGLAHVCHSVNVEIVRRCDVGKFVVLPKRWIVERTIAWLNRCRRLSRDWECLNCNALVFLRWASVRMMLRRLCNHTS, from the coding sequence ATCAAGAGCAAGAAGCGGCATGTCCTCGTCGATACGCAGGGCCTGTTGATGGAGGCAACGGTCCACGCAACCGATATCCAGGATCGTGATGGCGGTGTCATGCTGATGGCGACATTGTTCGGGCTGTATCCGTTCCTTTTGAAACTCTACGCCAATGCGGGCTATCAGGGGGCAAAGTTTCAGCAGGGACTGGCTCATGTCTGCCATTCTGTGAATGTCGAGATTGTGCGGCGCTGTGATGTCGGAAAATTCGTGGTATTGCCCAAGCGCTGGATCGTGGAGCGCACCATCGCATGGCTGAACCGCTGCCGACGCCTGAGCAGGGATTGGGAGTGCCTCAATTGCAATGCACTCGTTTTCCTCCGATGGGCCTCAGTCCGGATGATGCTCAGAAGACTCTGTAATCATACATCATGA
- a CDS encoding Rrf2 family transcriptional regulator, whose amino-acid sequence MKLTLQTDYALRALIYLGTRRDRLSSIREIADAYQISEAHMIKVIHKLGQSGFVETIRGRNGGIRLEKSPDNIFIGDVVRYMEGNLALLSCMDTVATPSIICTLMPGCRLRGVMYEASQAMTHVLDRYTLADVITPFEIERLHGKRYVD is encoded by the coding sequence ATGAAACTTACATTGCAAACAGATTATGCGCTCCGTGCTTTGATCTATCTTGGTACGCGTCGAGACCGTCTTTCGTCGATACGCGAGATTGCAGACGCTTACCAAATCTCTGAAGCACATATGATCAAAGTAATTCATAAGCTTGGACAAAGTGGATTTGTAGAAACTATCAGAGGCCGAAATGGTGGTATACGCCTTGAAAAGTCACCCGATAACATTTTTATCGGAGATGTAGTTCGGTACATGGAAGGCAACCTGGCACTATTGTCGTGTATGGATACTGTGGCTACACCATCAATTATCTGTACACTAATGCCAGGATGCCGTCTGCGCGGCGTCATGTATGAGGCGTCACAGGCTATGACGCATGTTCTGGACCGGTATACACTTGCCGATGTCATTACTCCCTTTGAGATTGAGCGTCTTCATGGGAAGCGTTACGTGGATTAA
- the hmpA gene encoding NO-inducible flavohemoprotein, with protein MSAPLDENTRSIILATVPALKAHGLAITTEMYKRLLATPAIRDLFNLSHQQDGEQPKALALAVLCYAEHINDLGALSSMVERIAEKHVGLNILPEHYPYVATALLGAIGHVLGDAATPEILDAWGKAYWFLADILIGREKQIYDGNESMPGGWKGWRAFRIRARQNETATIVSFDLVPKDGGALFRHKAGQYLSFKLDVPEHGSQRRNYSISSAPGADHYRISVRRQDGGVASTWLHDSVKEGDILQVANPAGDFFLNDADSNPVVFLTAGVGLTPVISMMGELAQTRTNRHIHYIHGAETRALTAFVPQIDDLAKSDRVKADFFYSKEQAPVQDGTPGVTTHAGRITPAWLLQTLDRTATYYICGPDSFMRDMVEALKSAKLPATQIRYEFFGSAADPELVLSAA; from the coding sequence ATGTCCGCGCCGCTTGATGAAAACACACGCTCCATTATTCTCGCCACGGTCCCTGCACTGAAGGCGCATGGCCTCGCCATTACAACGGAGATGTATAAGCGTCTTCTTGCGACCCCCGCCATTCGAGACCTTTTCAATCTCTCCCACCAGCAGGACGGCGAACAACCCAAAGCCCTTGCTCTGGCCGTGCTGTGTTATGCCGAACACATTAACGACCTTGGCGCACTGAGCAGCATGGTGGAGCGGATTGCGGAAAAGCATGTTGGTCTCAACATCCTGCCTGAACACTACCCCTACGTCGCAACTGCACTGCTTGGCGCGATTGGTCATGTGCTTGGGGATGCTGCAACACCAGAAATTCTGGATGCCTGGGGCAAGGCTTACTGGTTTTTGGCCGATATTCTGATTGGCCGTGAAAAACAGATTTATGACGGTAACGAATCCATGCCCGGCGGCTGGAAAGGCTGGCGTGCCTTCCGCATTCGCGCGCGCCAGAATGAAACCGCCACAATTGTCTCCTTTGATCTGGTCCCCAAAGACGGGGGGGCACTCTTTCGCCACAAAGCGGGACAGTATCTCAGTTTCAAGCTGGACGTACCCGAACACGGCTCACAGCGCAGGAATTACAGTATCTCTTCTGCACCGGGGGCTGATCACTACCGTATCAGTGTACGCCGCCAGGATGGCGGTGTTGCCTCCACTTGGCTGCATGATAGCGTGAAGGAAGGTGATATCCTTCAGGTCGCAAATCCCGCAGGTGATTTCTTTCTTAACGATGCGGACAGCAACCCTGTTGTCTTTTTGACAGCGGGCGTTGGGCTTACCCCGGTTATTTCCATGATGGGTGAGCTTGCACAGACACGCACGAACAGACATATCCACTACATTCATGGGGCAGAAACCCGGGCACTGACAGCGTTTGTACCGCAGATTGACGATCTGGCAAAAAGTGATCGTGTCAAAGCCGATTTCTTTTATTCAAAAGAACAGGCACCTGTACAGGACGGCACACCGGGTGTGACCACCCATGCCGGACGGATCACCCCTGCGTGGTTGCTGCAAACGCTTGATCGCACAGCCACCTATTATATCTGTGGTCCGGATTCTTTCATGAGGGACATGGTAGAGGCGCTCAAGAGCGCAAAACTGCCTGCCACACAGATCCGTTATGAATTTTTCGGTTCTGCCGCCGATCCGGAACTTGTACTTTCCGCTGCCTGA
- a CDS encoding DUF488 domain-containing protein has product MSDIRIKRIYDPPAPDDGIRVLVDRLWPRGLRKSDVSMDYWLKDVAPSTELRRWFGHDPAHWAAFQISYRQELSRGSVELSQLSALADKERVTLLYAAHDPHCNHALVLQDFLRKNTSKQAQHD; this is encoded by the coding sequence ATGTCCGATATCAGAATCAAACGTATCTATGATCCACCAGCCCCGGATGATGGTATTCGCGTTCTTGTGGATCGTCTCTGGCCTCGGGGGCTTCGCAAAAGCGATGTCTCTATGGATTACTGGCTGAAAGACGTTGCACCCAGTACGGAATTGCGGCGTTGGTTCGGTCACGATCCCGCGCACTGGGCCGCGTTCCAGATCAGTTATCGTCAAGAACTGTCACGAGGGAGCGTCGAGTTGTCGCAACTGAGTGCTCTGGCAGACAAAGAAAGAGTAACCCTTCTTTACGCAGCGCATGACCCACACTGTAATCACGCACTCGTTTTGCAGGATTTTCTACGCAAAAACACCTCAAAGCAAGCACAACACGACTGA
- a CDS encoding DUF488 domain-containing protein, with translation MTVSTPDTQNTDKFFKPFYTVGHSTHSLPDFIAILRHYNITMIVDVRAFPYSRRNRDFDGSRLVSELAVYDIGYCHIPELGGRRPRSKTVCIETNAFWRVQSFHNYADYALGEIFHQGLAKLLELGRQNTVAIMCAEVLWWRCHRRIISDYLLENNQKVFHILSLENVVQAQITPDAVIAKKGLITYPLSISGG, from the coding sequence ATGACGGTTTCTACTCCTGATACACAAAACACCGACAAATTTTTTAAACCTTTTTACACAGTAGGTCACTCCACACATTCATTACCTGATTTTATTGCGATCTTACGTCACTATAATATTACGATGATCGTGGATGTTCGCGCTTTTCCATATTCCAGACGCAATCGAGATTTTGATGGGTCACGCCTCGTCTCGGAACTGGCCGTATATGATATTGGATATTGTCATATCCCCGAACTTGGTGGACGACGGCCCCGTTCAAAAACAGTTTGTATAGAAACAAATGCTTTCTGGCGCGTACAGAGTTTTCACAACTATGCCGATTATGCATTGGGTGAAATCTTTCATCAAGGATTGGCAAAACTCCTTGAACTGGGAAGACAAAACACCGTTGCCATCATGTGTGCAGAAGTTCTGTGGTGGCGCTGTCATAGACGCATCATCTCAGACTATCTTCTGGAAAATAATCAAAAGGTATTTCATATCCTTTCTCTCGAAAACGTTGTTCAGGCACAGATTACGCCCGATGCTGTTATAGCAAAAAAAGGGCTTATTACATATCCACTATCAATATCTGGTGGGTAG
- a CDS encoding hypervirulence associated TUDOR domain-containing protein: protein MQSRTFEIGDIVSWNSEAGYVTGRIRTIHTIPFMVNGYQHHASSTNPQYEIESLKTGHIAFHKGIALRRVVS from the coding sequence ATGCAGTCAAGAACTTTCGAAATCGGTGATATTGTTTCGTGGAACTCCGAAGCTGGTTACGTCACTGGTCGGATCCGTACCATACACACCATACCTTTTATGGTGAATGGGTATCAGCATCATGCATCGTCCACAAATCCACAATATGAAATTGAAAGCCTCAAAACCGGACATATTGCCTTTCATAAAGGTATTGCCTTACGGCGTGTCGTCAGTTAA
- a CDS encoding IS5 family transposase (programmed frameshift): MSDLFWLTDEQMERLRPFFPKSHGKPRVDDRRVLSGIIFVNRNGMRWRDAPREYGPHKTLYNRWKRWGDMGIFMRMMDGLSAAQAEPQTIMIDATYLKAHRTASSLRFKKGDPGRLIGRTKGGMNTKLHAVTDQNGRPLSFFMTAGQISDYTGASALLDSLPMAQWLLADRGYDADWFRDALEEKGIRPCIPGRRSRGKPVKYDKRKYKRRNRIEIMFGRLKDWRRVATRYDRCPNVFFSAICLAATVIFWL; encoded by the exons ATGAGTGACCTGTTTTGGCTGACGGATGAACAGATGGAGCGTCTGCGGCCGTTCTTTCCCAAGAGCCATGGTAAACCGCGCGTTGATGACCGCCGCGTGCTGAGCGGCATCATTTTTGTGAACCGCAATGGTATGCGCTGGCGTGATGCACCCCGGGAATACGGTCCGCACAAGACGCTCTACAACCGTTGGAAGCGTTGGGGCGACATGGGCATTTTCATGCGGATGATGGATGGCCTGTCTGCCGCGCAGGCTGAGCCTCAGACTATTATGATTGATGCGACCTATCTCAAGGCACACCGCACGGCTTCAAGCCTGCGGT TTAAAAAAGGGGATCCAGGCCGCCTGATCGGACGCACTAAAGGGGGCATGAACACCAAGCTGCATGCGGTCACCGATCAGAACGGACGACCGCTGAGCTTCTTTATGACAGCCGGACAGATCAGTGATTACACCGGAGCCTCTGCTCTGCTGGACAGCCTTCCCATGGCACAGTGGTTGCTGGCGGATCGGGGTTATGATGCTGACTGGTTCCGGGATGCCCTGGAGGAAAAAGGGATCAGGCCCTGCATTCCGGGAAGAAGATCCCGCGGAAAACCAGTCAAATACGACAAGCGAAAATACAAAAGACGCAACCGCATCGAAATCATGTTCGGCCGTCTCAAGGACTGGCGGCGGGTCGCAACACGCTATGACAGATGCCCGAACGTCTTCTTCTCAGCCATCTGCCTCGCTGCAACCGTCATCTTCTGGCTATGA
- a CDS encoding cytochrome ubiquinol oxidase subunit I, with protein sequence MQYAHDPALLLARFQFAFTVGVHIIFPAFSIGLAAYLAVLEGLWLRTGRPVFLDLYRYWIKVFSIVFGMGVVSGLVMSYEFGTNWSIFSKKAGPITGVLLSYEVMTAFFLEAGFLGVMLFGMNKVGRKLHFAATCCVSVGTLISMTWILSSNSWMQTPRGYTIDPATGRFMPADWLAIIFNPSFPFRLVHMGLAAFLSVAFIVGATGAWHMLKARKAGKISSEPVRVMFSMAMWMAAIVAPLQILAGDAHGLNTLKYQPVKIAAMEGDWVSEDHAPELLFGIPNMKTEHTDYAIRLPLAGSLILTHSLNGKVPGMKDFPRDQRPPSPVIFFSFRIMVALGMLMMLVGLWSLWLRRNSTLFTNPVFHRVALCMAPAGFLALLCGWVTTEVGRQPWTVYGLLRTSDSVSPVALSSMAFSMTAFVVVYVLVFGSGLGILARMLSHAPQEGEHDTPPDHATEILATRMHPGVIDPSAGKGA encoded by the coding sequence ATGCAGTACGCACATGACCCAGCGCTTCTTCTGGCGCGTTTCCAGTTCGCCTTCACCGTAGGCGTCCATATCATTTTTCCGGCCTTTTCAATCGGGCTGGCGGCCTATCTGGCGGTGCTGGAAGGGCTGTGGCTCAGGACCGGGCGCCCCGTATTCCTTGATCTTTACCGATACTGGATCAAGGTGTTCTCCATCGTCTTCGGCATGGGCGTGGTTTCGGGACTGGTCATGTCGTATGAATTCGGCACCAACTGGTCTATTTTTTCTAAAAAAGCCGGACCGATTACCGGTGTGCTCCTGTCCTATGAGGTCATGACTGCCTTTTTTCTTGAGGCTGGTTTCCTCGGCGTCATGCTGTTCGGCATGAACAAGGTGGGGCGCAAGCTGCATTTTGCCGCCACATGCTGTGTATCGGTTGGCACCCTGATTTCCATGACATGGATACTGTCATCCAATTCATGGATGCAGACCCCGCGCGGTTACACCATCGACCCGGCTACCGGGCGGTTCATGCCTGCGGACTGGCTGGCCATTATCTTCAATCCGTCCTTTCCGTTCCGTCTGGTGCATATGGGGCTGGCGGCGTTCCTGTCGGTGGCCTTTATCGTGGGGGCAACGGGGGCATGGCATATGCTGAAGGCCCGTAAGGCAGGAAAAATCTCCAGCGAGCCGGTGCGGGTCATGTTCTCCATGGCCATGTGGATGGCCGCGATCGTGGCGCCGCTACAGATCCTGGCGGGCGATGCGCATGGCCTGAACACGCTTAAATACCAGCCGGTGAAGATCGCGGCGATGGAAGGGGACTGGGTATCGGAAGATCATGCGCCTGAACTGCTGTTCGGCATTCCCAACATGAAGACCGAACATACGGATTATGCTATCAGACTACCACTGGCCGGCTCGCTGATCCTGACGCACAGCCTGAACGGCAAGGTGCCGGGCATGAAGGATTTCCCCCGTGACCAGCGACCGCCTTCACCGGTCATCTTCTTCTCGTTCCGTATTATGGTCGCTCTTGGTATGCTGATGATGCTAGTCGGATTGTGGTCGCTATGGCTGCGACGAAACAGCACACTGTTTACCAATCCGGTTTTCCACCGTGTTGCATTATGCATGGCCCCTGCGGGGTTCCTGGCGCTGCTATGCGGCTGGGTTACGACGGAAGTCGGTCGTCAGCCCTGGACCGTCTATGGCCTGCTGCGCACATCCGACAGTGTTTCCCCGGTCGCCCTGTCTTCCATGGCGTTCTCGATGACAGCGTTCGTGGTGGTCTACGTGCTCGTGTTCGGCTCAGGTCTGGGCATTCTGGCTCGCATGCTGAGCCACGCACCACAGGAAGGCGAGCATGATACCCCACCTGACCACGCTACCGAAATTCTGGCAACCCGCATGCACCCGGGCGTGATTGACCCTTCTGCTGGCAAAGGAGCCTGA
- the cydB gene encoding cytochrome d ubiquinol oxidase subunit II — protein sequence MMDFAYWLPIVWAVILVVAISIYVVLDGFDLGIGMLFALERHPGRRDVMVNTIAPVWDGNETWMVLGGAVLYGVFPGAYATLLPAFYLPIVLMLLALIFRGVAFEFRVMTRGRGREGMWNAGFMAGSALAAFCQGAILGGVVQGIKVVDGAFAGGPLDWLTPFSILCGLSVMCGYALLGATWLIWRTTGVLEASCRRWAARLAVGLFIGIVAVSLWTPLLHAPYLRRWTDWPNIAFVAPVPVLVVVLAVLFVMGLRRGHSKGPFLCALGWFFLCLSGLGITVWPYAVPPGLTLWDVSSPPSSQFFQLIGTAILLPIILTYTIYSYHVFRGKVTETDGYH from the coding sequence ATGATGGACTTCGCATACTGGCTCCCCATCGTGTGGGCCGTCATACTGGTGGTCGCGATTTCGATCTATGTCGTCCTTGATGGTTTTGACCTCGGCATCGGGATGCTGTTCGCGCTTGAACGCCACCCGGGCCGTCGGGATGTGATGGTCAACACCATCGCCCCCGTCTGGGATGGGAACGAGACGTGGATGGTGCTGGGTGGGGCCGTGCTTTACGGGGTTTTCCCCGGTGCCTACGCTACCCTGTTGCCAGCTTTCTACCTGCCGATTGTATTGATGCTGCTGGCGTTGATCTTCCGCGGTGTGGCGTTTGAATTCCGTGTCATGACGCGCGGCAGGGGAAGGGAAGGGATGTGGAATGCCGGTTTCATGGCAGGCTCCGCCCTTGCTGCCTTCTGTCAGGGTGCGATCCTCGGTGGCGTGGTGCAGGGGATCAAAGTTGTTGATGGCGCCTTTGCCGGTGGCCCGCTCGACTGGCTGACGCCGTTCAGCATCCTGTGTGGGCTGTCTGTCATGTGCGGTTACGCCCTGCTGGGGGCAACGTGGCTGATCTGGCGCACAACCGGCGTGTTGGAGGCATCATGCCGCCGCTGGGCTGCACGGCTGGCTGTGGGGCTGTTCATCGGCATTGTGGCGGTCAGCCTGTGGACGCCGCTGCTGCATGCACCTTACCTACGCCGCTGGACTGACTGGCCGAATATCGCGTTTGTTGCGCCCGTGCCGGTTCTGGTGGTCGTGCTGGCTGTGCTGTTTGTCATGGGTCTGCGCAGGGGGCACTCGAAGGGACCGTTCCTGTGTGCGCTAGGCTGGTTCTTCCTGTGCCTGTCTGGTCTGGGAATTACGGTGTGGCCCTATGCCGTGCCGCCGGGTCTGACGCTATGGGATGTGTCGTCTCCGCCATCGAGCCAGTTTTTTCAGTTGATCGGCACCGCCATTCTTCTGCCGATCATCCTGACCTACACGATCTATTCCTATCACGTCTTTCGCGGAAAGGTGACGGAAACAGATGGGTATCACTGA
- a CDS encoding nitrate reductase associated protein has protein sequence MLFDFERDFAGSLRCIPMIARQKLDIVGIKLSLRQWSRFTREERGQLADLPCETVPEQATYRALVVHLIATRSDEPLRQLATRGLEDWRNADRMPDAVKTQAQADGIAPPTAVQWATLRPLQRFALVKLARSKHENENFVPAMREFGLLHDVGAFSNQTAVPRAHTRLPT, from the coding sequence ATGCTTTTTGATTTTGAACGTGACTTTGCGGGGTCCCTACGGTGCATCCCGATGATCGCCCGCCAGAAGCTTGACATCGTTGGCATCAAACTGAGCCTGCGCCAGTGGAGCCGGTTTACACGCGAAGAAAGGGGGCAACTGGCTGACCTGCCGTGCGAAACCGTACCTGAGCAGGCTACCTATCGCGCATTGGTGGTTCACCTGATCGCAACCCGTAGTGACGAGCCGTTACGCCAGCTTGCAACCCGTGGGCTGGAGGACTGGCGTAACGCAGACCGGATGCCGGATGCAGTAAAGACCCAGGCGCAGGCTGATGGCATAGCGCCGCCTACTGCCGTACAATGGGCAACCCTGCGGCCGCTCCAGAGATTTGCCCTGGTGAAGCTTGCCCGTTCGAAGCATGAAAACGAAAACTTCGTGCCAGCAATGCGGGAGTTTGGCCTGCTGCATGATGTGGGTGCTTTCTCCAATCAGACAGCCGTCCCGCGTGCCCATACACGCCTGCCCACCTGA